In Acidianus brierleyi, one genomic interval encodes:
- a CDS encoding glutamine synthetase family protein, which translates to MEYTDILKKLKSNGVDTLKIDFVDYGGFIRSKAEDIDELDDILENGTSTAMAIMNYTPAGSLARNGNLGVNSDDFIIIPDISTLSIVQPYAITIGKMYDKSGRPWEHDLRWQLTNTLTKIKNEFNIDFISAFEYEFYVTKENKPLNDVSCYEVGGYYGSSIDKFLIELKNTLKGIGIGVMKTLKECGPSQYEFNIRHSDPIKTSDSLIFFKEISKMISAKYNYDINFMPKPFKEYPGSGLHLNLSAWSNGNNIFYSDKDDLKISEIGYSFIAGIIEHAKSLTAIAAPTVNSYKRLVRIPDMWAPVKIGYGSNNRSTILRIPTPRFSSMSRDLRLEYRVPDPATNPYLLFIAFISAGLDGIERGLKAPKPVSDNAYENKELEEIPRDLNEALTELKKDTRLVNLIGDKIINEFIAVKKQELEEYNSVITDWEFNVYKNL; encoded by the coding sequence ATGGAATATACAGATATTTTAAAAAAATTAAAATCAAATGGAGTAGATACTCTAAAGATAGACTTCGTTGATTATGGAGGGTTTATAAGAAGTAAAGCCGAAGATATAGACGAATTAGACGATATCCTAGAAAATGGAACTAGTACTGCAATGGCTATTATGAATTATACACCAGCTGGAAGTTTAGCTAGAAATGGAAATTTAGGCGTTAACTCAGATGATTTTATAATAATTCCTGATATTTCTACTTTGTCAATAGTACAGCCATATGCAATAACTATTGGAAAAATGTATGATAAGTCTGGTAGACCATGGGAACATGACTTAAGATGGCAACTCACAAACACTCTAACTAAAATTAAAAATGAGTTTAATATAGATTTTATTTCTGCTTTTGAATATGAATTCTATGTAACAAAGGAAAATAAGCCACTTAATGACGTATCTTGTTATGAAGTAGGAGGATATTATGGTTCTTCTATAGATAAATTTCTTATTGAATTAAAAAATACCTTAAAAGGCATAGGTATAGGAGTAATGAAAACATTAAAGGAATGTGGACCATCACAATATGAATTCAATATAAGGCATTCCGATCCAATTAAAACATCAGATTCTTTAATATTTTTTAAGGAAATATCCAAAATGATCTCTGCAAAATATAATTACGATATAAATTTTATGCCTAAGCCATTTAAGGAATATCCAGGTTCTGGATTACATCTAAATTTAAGCGCATGGAGTAATGGAAACAATATATTCTATTCTGATAAAGATGACCTAAAAATAAGCGAAATTGGATATTCTTTTATAGCAGGCATAATTGAGCATGCTAAATCACTAACTGCCATTGCGGCACCTACAGTGAATTCATATAAAAGGCTAGTAAGAATTCCAGATATGTGGGCTCCAGTAAAAATAGGTTACGGATCGAATAATAGATCTACAATATTAAGAATTCCAACTCCAAGATTTAGCTCCATGTCGAGAGATCTAAGATTAGAATATAGAGTTCCTGATCCAGCTACAAATCCTTACCTCTTATTTATAGCATTTATATCTGCAGGACTTGACGGTATAGAAAGAGGTCTAAAAGCTCCAAAACCTGTAAGCGATAATGCTTACGAAAATAAAGAACTAGAGGAAATTCCCAGAGATCTTAATGAAGCATTAACTGAACTTAAGAAGGATACTAGACTAGTCAATTTAATAGGAGATAAGATAATAAACGAATTTATAGCTGTTAAAAAGCAAGAATTAGAAGAATACAATAGTGTAATTACAGATTGGGAGTTCAATGTATACAAAAACTTGTAA
- a CDS encoding aromatic-ring-hydroxylating dioxygenase subunit beta: MQSLENIEMYLNYDKNEVSENEYIKIVRFLNREAELLEYHNYIDWLDLLHPDMEYIVLVRELKDKKDKSMSNGLVIYDKINTIKIKIDRLNSNDAWSDNPPSVSKYLITNTLAYNFLDYYLARSNVLFIKYRSTDLMYLSYKRVDIISKNMKLVKRIVLPDVHSINLQDLTYFL; this comes from the coding sequence ATGCAAAGCTTAGAAAATATCGAAATGTATCTGAATTATGATAAAAACGAAGTTAGTGAGAATGAATATATAAAAATTGTTAGATTTTTAAATAGGGAAGCAGAGCTCTTAGAATATCATAATTACATAGATTGGCTAGATCTTTTACATCCAGATATGGAGTATATCGTCCTTGTTAGAGAATTAAAAGACAAAAAGGACAAATCTATGTCAAATGGATTAGTTATCTATGATAAAATAAATACAATAAAGATTAAGATTGATAGACTTAACTCTAATGATGCTTGGAGTGATAATCCTCCGTCCGTATCAAAATATCTAATTACTAATACATTAGCTTATAATTTTCTGGATTATTATCTAGCTAGATCTAATGTTCTCTTTATAAAATATAGATCTACTGATTTAATGTACTTATCCTACAAAAGAGTCGATATTATTTCTAAGAATATGAAACTAGTTAAAAGAATTGTATTACCAGACGTTCATTCAATCAATTTGCAAGATCTTACTTATTTCTTGTAA
- a CDS encoding aromatic ring-hydroxylating oxygenase subunit alpha, producing the protein MIEKNDINKNKSDYEKERLIDELVKVREDLEENHELQLWWIADERVFELEKERLWPNIWHFVVHESEIPKPGDFAVRAIGPTDEVLAIRGQDNKIRIFLNICPHRGLQIVKAEKGNSKFITCPYHGWTFNGNGKLIGVPLESIAYGELDKERYGLLELKSESYAGFIFSTLNENPEPLENYLGEIKWYMDILFRRNSSGYQFLPPERRIIKFNWKMGADSFVHDVYHFVITHKSASSLYSFEYIKNIISGYQIASKKGHNIRFLGKDGKGRGFPAEFFPILYPIWEPAVVEEAKKLLEPKQFELFSLSYHMSGLVFPNLGFFNGIRKLPDVDLDYPKSVGIPHISFRLLRPINTDTTEYYNWFVVEKDVDEEFKDLSYRTFMNGFGAGGVVETDDIEHWTMITKASKYSTNLMRKIKVPYKVGDHLTSLKDFMGPHGEELDIIPTGLTEKSARYMWRRILDYLIGE; encoded by the coding sequence ATGATAGAAAAAAACGATATAAACAAGAATAAATCTGATTACGAAAAAGAAAGACTCATTGATGAGTTAGTAAAGGTAAGAGAAGACCTAGAGGAAAATCATGAATTACAATTATGGTGGATTGCTGATGAGAGAGTGTTCGAACTAGAAAAAGAAAGACTATGGCCAAATATATGGCATTTTGTAGTACATGAATCTGAGATTCCTAAGCCTGGAGATTTTGCAGTAAGAGCTATAGGCCCCACAGATGAAGTTCTTGCTATAAGAGGGCAAGATAATAAGATTAGAATTTTCCTTAACATATGTCCTCATAGAGGGCTTCAAATAGTTAAAGCTGAAAAAGGAAATTCAAAGTTTATTACTTGTCCGTACCATGGATGGACATTTAATGGTAATGGAAAACTTATAGGAGTACCGCTTGAATCTATAGCTTACGGAGAATTAGATAAAGAAAGATATGGCCTATTAGAGCTTAAGAGCGAAAGCTACGCGGGTTTTATTTTTTCTACTCTCAATGAGAATCCTGAACCTCTTGAGAATTATTTGGGAGAAATAAAATGGTATATGGATATATTATTTAGAAGAAATTCTTCTGGATATCAGTTTTTACCTCCTGAAAGAAGAATAATAAAATTTAACTGGAAAATGGGTGCTGATAGCTTTGTACATGATGTATATCATTTTGTTATTACACATAAATCTGCATCATCTCTTTATTCTTTTGAATATATTAAAAATATAATATCTGGATATCAAATAGCCTCAAAGAAAGGGCATAACATTAGATTTTTAGGTAAAGATGGGAAAGGACGAGGATTTCCTGCAGAATTTTTCCCGATCTTATATCCAATTTGGGAACCTGCTGTAGTAGAAGAAGCTAAAAAGCTATTGGAACCAAAGCAGTTTGAATTATTTAGCCTTTCTTACCATATGAGTGGACTAGTATTTCCCAATCTAGGATTTTTTAATGGTATAAGAAAATTACCTGACGTAGATCTAGATTATCCTAAATCCGTTGGAATACCACATATTAGCTTTAGGCTATTAAGGCCTATAAATACTGATACCACAGAGTATTATAATTGGTTTGTAGTAGAAAAGGATGTGGATGAGGAATTTAAGGATCTATCCTATAGAACATTTATGAATGGGTTTGGTGCAGGTGGGGTAGTTGAAACTGATGATATAGAACATTGGACAATGATAACAAAGGCTTCTAAGTACTCGACGAATTTAATGAGAAAAATTAAAGTACCTTATAAGGTTGGAGATCATTTAACTTCCTTAAAAGACTTTATGGGACCGCATGGAGAAGAACTAGATATAATTCCCACAGGACTTACAGAGAAATCTGCTAGATATATGTGGAGAAGAATTCTTGACTACTTGATAGGTGAATGA
- a CDS encoding DUF4286 family protein: protein MYFRVLQCNLREVKINVFENGKTMKGIYVVRVDVLDSSIESSFNKWYSYVHLPDLMKIKYLEFSRRFFSNTSIPKYLSLYEFPDKEKLIEGKKSEEMQYVRSDTIKRWSGKLSKGERYYTTVEEIIVGDEKISDNNKIFITFDDNKILNNILNIILIEKEKMERCLKLDVFDKEPEDLPRYILLCDTNDKNNSKMFEALKDIDGIKGLGFYEPIISYSKVTYNDTL, encoded by the coding sequence GTGTATTTCAGAGTATTACAATGTAATCTAAGAGAAGTTAAAATAAATGTTTTCGAAAATGGGAAAACTATGAAAGGAATATATGTAGTCCGGGTTGACGTCTTAGATAGTAGTATAGAAAGTAGTTTCAATAAATGGTACAGCTACGTTCATTTACCAGACCTAATGAAGATAAAATATTTAGAATTCTCCAGAAGATTCTTTAGTAATACGAGTATTCCTAAATATCTCTCCCTATACGAATTTCCAGATAAAGAAAAACTAATAGAAGGTAAAAAGAGTGAAGAAATGCAATACGTAAGATCAGATACTATAAAACGATGGAGCGGTAAATTATCTAAAGGTGAAAGATACTATACAACAGTAGAGGAAATTATAGTAGGCGATGAAAAAATTTCAGACAACAATAAGATATTTATAACTTTTGATGATAATAAAATTTTAAATAATATCTTAAATATTATACTTATTGAAAAAGAAAAAATGGAAAGATGCCTTAAGCTGGATGTCTTTGATAAAGAGCCAGAAGATCTTCCAAGATATATATTACTTTGTGATACTAATGATAAAAATAATAGTAAAATGTTTGAGGCGCTAAAGGATATAGACGGAATAAAAGGTTTAGGATTTTATGAACCAATAATTTCCTATAGTAAAGTAACTTACAACGATACTCTATAA
- a CDS encoding MFS transporter — translation MGSLKTIVLSSMIGNIMEWYDVFIFSTGALYIAKAFLPSKVTPTIALLDVFLILALGFITRPLGAFVFGNFGDKLGRKRMLIVTLSLTGISSGLVGLLPTYIDIGFISLILLSILRISLGIGLGGEWGGGLLLIVENTYHRNPFYVSFFQSSVSIGLIVGSLVFLTLETLLPSSEMYSFGWRIAFLISFLLLVIGLIIRLKIGETEMFKKALENGEILRKPGLSLFKNHFEKVVLGILIVGGLAIYFIGSVSIPNLYEFNKIVSPTQYFYGIMLFGIIDILFVFIGGILSSNWKKIIIFTVIGNLLGIFVLYPAFLLKTPTNYLLFQTLLGISHGIMYSPVAVILVKLFPTNVRYSGISASYQFAGAFLGGIEPYVITWLSTFNYLFYPIYQILLCVISIVISIIVYKYNLAKYLETEVEKR, via the coding sequence ATGGGTAGTCTAAAAACTATTGTTTTAAGTTCAATGATAGGTAATATAATGGAATGGTACGACGTATTCATATTCTCAACTGGTGCACTATATATAGCTAAGGCTTTTTTACCTTCAAAAGTAACACCTACCATTGCTCTATTAGACGTTTTCCTTATTCTAGCTCTAGGATTTATTACTAGGCCTTTAGGCGCTTTTGTATTTGGGAATTTTGGTGACAAATTAGGTAGAAAAAGAATGCTAATAGTAACATTATCATTAACCGGAATATCAAGTGGATTAGTAGGATTACTACCTACTTATATAGATATCGGATTCATATCTTTAATTCTTTTATCGATATTAAGAATATCATTAGGTATAGGCTTAGGAGGAGAATGGGGCGGAGGATTATTATTAATAGTAGAAAACACATATCATAGGAATCCATTTTATGTTTCTTTCTTTCAATCATCAGTTAGTATTGGATTAATAGTGGGGTCATTAGTATTTCTTACGTTGGAAACTTTACTACCATCCTCTGAAATGTATTCCTTTGGATGGAGAATAGCCTTCTTAATATCGTTCTTACTTCTAGTAATAGGTTTAATAATAAGATTAAAAATAGGAGAAACTGAAATGTTCAAGAAAGCATTAGAAAATGGAGAAATATTAAGAAAGCCAGGACTTAGCTTATTCAAGAATCATTTTGAAAAAGTAGTCTTGGGAATCTTAATTGTAGGAGGTTTAGCTATATATTTTATAGGTTCGGTAAGTATTCCAAATCTATATGAGTTTAATAAAATAGTATCTCCTACTCAATATTTTTATGGTATAATGTTATTTGGAATAATCGATATATTATTCGTTTTTATTGGCGGTATTCTTTCTTCAAATTGGAAAAAGATAATTATTTTTACTGTAATAGGTAACTTATTGGGCATATTTGTTCTTTATCCAGCGTTTTTATTAAAAACTCCTACAAATTATTTGCTATTTCAAACATTATTAGGAATTTCCCATGGTATAATGTACTCTCCAGTAGCCGTAATTTTAGTTAAACTATTTCCAACAAATGTAAGATACAGTGGGATTTCTGCGTCATATCAATTTGCTGGTGCTTTCTTAGGAGGAATAGAACCTTATGTAATTACTTGGTTAAGTACATTTAATTACTTATTTTATCCTATATATCAAATTTTATTATGTGTAATTTCCATAGTAATTTCTATTATAGTATACAAATATAACCTAGCAAAATACCTTGAAACAGAGGTGGAGAAAAGATGA
- a CDS encoding carbon-nitrogen hydrolase family protein translates to MRISTVQLITSRNKEENLRKIQQYIEKAKDTNSELVVFPEASMFFSPPDESPEILYEKAEDLEGPWITEVKKSAKENGINVILGIYERSNNKKVYLTAVFIDKTGDLKYAYRKTHLYDAFSFMESERIEPGKEYYSPINIDGLKAGILLCYELRFPEISRTYALKGVDLLIVPAAWVKGYLKEDHLLTLAKARALENTSYLVLSAQIGNIFTGYSMVIDPLGVPISRATEKEGIITSEIDKERIKEVRDTLPVLYQRREDLYFR, encoded by the coding sequence ATGAGAATATCAACTGTTCAGTTAATAACGAGTAGAAATAAAGAAGAAAATTTGAGAAAAATACAGCAATATATAGAAAAAGCTAAGGATACTAACTCGGAACTTGTAGTATTTCCAGAAGCAAGTATGTTTTTCTCTCCCCCAGACGAGTCACCAGAAATATTATATGAGAAAGCAGAAGATTTGGAAGGACCGTGGATAACTGAAGTTAAAAAATCTGCTAAAGAAAATGGAATTAATGTAATTTTGGGAATATATGAAAGAAGTAATAACAAAAAGGTATATTTAACTGCAGTATTTATTGATAAAACTGGTGATTTGAAATATGCATATAGAAAAACTCACTTATATGATGCTTTTAGCTTTATGGAATCAGAGAGAATAGAGCCTGGAAAAGAGTATTATTCTCCAATAAATATTGATGGACTAAAAGCAGGAATACTTCTTTGTTACGAATTAAGATTCCCAGAGATATCTCGGACATATGCATTAAAAGGCGTAGATTTACTAATTGTTCCAGCTGCATGGGTAAAAGGATATTTAAAAGAGGACCATTTGTTGACGCTAGCTAAAGCAAGGGCATTGGAAAATACTAGTTATTTAGTATTATCAGCTCAGATAGGAAATATATTTACTGGATATAGTATGGTAATAGATCCATTAGGTGTACCTATTTCAAGAGCTACAGAAAAAGAAGGTATAATAACATCAGAAATTGATAAAGAAAGAATAAAAGAAGTTAGGGACACTCTTCCAGTTCTATATCAAAGACGAGAAGATTTATACTTTAGGTGA
- a CDS encoding PLP-dependent aminotransferase family protein, with the protein MFSKYADNLRLSELLRYFKIISKKPNIINFVNGLPDPRTVPVNEIEEILNQVIKEYSVTAFQYSITCGIKELKDQIIELVKNRGIYGVNENNICITVGSQEALYMLFSIFINPGDSVAVENPTYISALETLRTLNPNFKGINITNNGYEMDSLRESNAKLLYTVPSAQNPSGYTLSLKERKKIIELAHENNTTIIEDDTYGFLLFDNYVPSMKSLDDEDRVIYVGSMSKIFSSGLRIGWIIANEKVIEKIEALKQNINAHSPTINQLLTAEAIRSGVIDRNIINARNIYRLKSEIMKNEIMKNLGDKIEFISPTGGMFFFLWLKDIDTEKLLEKAINNNVAYLPGKYFYHDMSGYNTIRLSYSYPNEKEIVEGIKRLSEIIY; encoded by the coding sequence ATGTTTTCAAAATACGCAGATAATTTAAGATTATCAGAATTATTACGTTATTTTAAAATTATCTCAAAAAAGCCTAATATAATAAACTTTGTAAATGGGTTACCAGATCCTAGAACTGTTCCAGTAAACGAAATAGAAGAGATTCTAAATCAAGTCATAAAAGAATACTCTGTTACAGCGTTCCAATATAGCATAACTTGCGGTATAAAAGAATTAAAAGATCAAATTATAGAACTTGTGAAGAATAGAGGAATATACGGAGTTAATGAAAACAATATTTGCATAACAGTCGGAAGTCAAGAGGCACTTTACATGCTTTTCTCTATTTTTATAAATCCAGGAGATAGTGTAGCAGTAGAGAATCCAACGTATATATCAGCCTTAGAAACTCTTAGAACCCTAAATCCTAATTTTAAAGGGATAAATATTACAAATAATGGTTACGAAATGGATAGCTTAAGAGAAAGTAATGCTAAGCTACTTTATACTGTACCATCAGCTCAAAATCCTTCAGGCTACACACTAAGCCTAAAAGAACGTAAGAAGATAATAGAACTAGCACACGAAAATAATACAACAATCATTGAAGACGATACATATGGTTTTCTTCTCTTTGATAATTATGTTCCATCAATGAAATCTCTAGATGACGAAGATAGAGTAATTTACGTTGGAAGTATGAGTAAGATATTCTCTTCTGGCCTTAGAATTGGATGGATTATAGCTAATGAAAAGGTTATAGAAAAAATAGAGGCATTAAAGCAAAATATTAACGCTCATTCTCCAACAATAAATCAACTATTAACAGCTGAAGCTATAAGGTCAGGAGTTATAGATAGAAATATAATAAATGCTAGAAATATATACAGATTAAAAAGCGAAATTATGAAAAATGAAATTATGAAAAATCTGGGAGATAAAATAGAGTTTATTTCTCCTACCGGTGGAATGTTTTTCTTCTTATGGCTAAAAGACATTGATACCGAGAAGTTATTAGAAAAAGCAATAAATAATAATGTTGCGTATCTACCTGGAAAATACTTTTATCACGACATGTCTGGATATAATACCATAAGGCTGAGCTATAGTTATCCTAATGAAAAAGAAATAGTTGAAGGAATAAAAAGACTGAGTGAGATAATATATTAG
- a CDS encoding purine-cytosine permease family protein → MEDDERKSEEISSGIPELGKIGKEIETIGVLPVPERMRKISSIDIFIFWAMASASAATPLAGYLLFGVGIPNFLIIVSLATLIGIIPAGLFSEIGRQKPIVSLTQARGTFGYYPANMLSLLYTFVNMGWFGLNLAVGAEILSSVSGLSLAFWSIVLGILQIVLVIFGAKWLNYFYRFTSPILVISYAILAYYLFSYYHPNISAMMSPSTTVNWGLSINLILTFSILSWAYKITTITRFAKPYNKFSLSYFVSPGIGIMLPVFLMGLLGYISQGATGNWNLAAVYRNGDPIWVLVAAIGASIAIIHTNSMNLYPAVADLLVSMETFMKKAKSYMISQPLASILLGTVSIILAILGILNYIENFLLLVGDLILPFTFILIVDWYVNLRNNSVSSFYYNNGIKLKAIIALIIGFMLNYYNFYGILSEYFPYQVLGSLIDSGIYYALQKIHF, encoded by the coding sequence ATGGAAGACGATGAAAGGAAAAGTGAAGAAATCTCTTCAGGAATTCCAGAGCTTGGCAAAATAGGTAAAGAAATAGAAACTATTGGCGTTTTACCTGTTCCAGAAAGAATGAGAAAAATATCTTCTATAGATATTTTTATTTTTTGGGCAATGGCTAGTGCTTCTGCTGCAACGCCTTTAGCGGGATATTTATTATTTGGAGTTGGAATACCTAATTTTCTTATAATAGTTTCTCTAGCTACTTTAATTGGAATAATTCCTGCAGGTCTCTTCTCTGAAATAGGAAGACAAAAACCAATAGTTTCCCTTACACAAGCTAGAGGCACTTTCGGTTATTATCCAGCAAATATGTTATCTCTCCTCTACACTTTTGTCAACATGGGTTGGTTCGGTTTAAATCTTGCTGTAGGAGCGGAAATACTTTCTTCTGTTAGCGGATTATCATTAGCTTTTTGGTCAATAGTTCTTGGAATTTTACAAATAGTTCTAGTAATATTTGGTGCTAAATGGTTAAACTATTTCTATAGATTTACTTCACCGATTCTAGTAATAAGTTACGCTATCTTAGCTTACTATTTATTCTCATACTATCATCCGAATATTTCAGCTATGATGTCACCGTCTACTACAGTAAATTGGGGATTATCAATTAATCTTATTCTAACTTTCTCTATTCTATCATGGGCTTATAAGATAACTACCATAACCAGATTTGCTAAACCATACAATAAATTTTCCTTATCTTATTTCGTTTCTCCTGGAATAGGGATAATGCTTCCAGTTTTCTTGATGGGATTATTAGGATATATTTCTCAAGGCGCGACTGGAAATTGGAACTTAGCAGCAGTTTATAGAAATGGAGATCCAATATGGGTTCTAGTAGCAGCTATAGGAGCGTCTATAGCAATAATTCATACTAATTCAATGAACTTATATCCTGCAGTGGCTGATCTATTAGTCTCAATGGAAACGTTTATGAAAAAAGCTAAATCATATATGATTTCTCAACCATTAGCTTCAATATTATTAGGAACAGTATCAATAATCCTTGCAATACTTGGGATATTAAACTATATTGAAAACTTCCTTTTGCTAGTTGGAGACCTAATATTGCCTTTTACTTTTATATTGATAGTTGATTGGTACGTAAATCTAAGAAATAATAGTGTTAGTTCCTTCTATTATAATAATGGAATTAAACTAAAAGCTATTATAGCTCTTATTATAGGTTTTATGCTAAATTACTATAACTTTTATGGAATTTTAAGTGAATACTTTCCATACCAGGTTCTTGGAAGCCTAATAGATTCAGGCATATACTATGCTTTACAAAAAATACATTTCTAA
- a CDS encoding carbon-nitrogen hydrolase family protein, with product MVKVAMIQMGSIESKEANIKKALDYAKSAVKDGAELIVYNELFTTQYFAATEDPKFFDLAEPDDGPTVRTFYEFSKQYKVGMVITFFEEDKKIRGIYYDTSVFIKDGNILGKYRKTHLPQVPGYYEKFYFKAGKDYPVFNFGDYKVGGIICYDRHFPEGVRILTLKGADIVTIPTTTNFYPETWELELRAHAAFNTIYVVGVNRTPEVFQGKEIEYFGKSLVADPVGKIVKEMDSIEGYEIVDIDLNYIRERRKKAPFLRDRKPENYEEISSIYIESL from the coding sequence ATGGTTAAAGTAGCTATGATACAAATGGGCAGTATAGAATCAAAAGAAGCTAATATAAAGAAAGCCTTAGATTATGCAAAAAGTGCTGTCAAAGACGGCGCAGAATTGATAGTATATAACGAGTTATTTACCACTCAATATTTTGCTGCAACAGAAGACCCAAAATTTTTTGATTTAGCAGAACCAGACGATGGACCTACAGTAAGAACCTTTTATGAATTTTCTAAGCAATATAAGGTAGGTATGGTTATTACGTTCTTTGAAGAGGACAAAAAAATAAGGGGAATTTATTACGATACATCAGTATTTATAAAAGATGGAAATATTTTGGGAAAATATAGAAAAACACATTTACCTCAAGTTCCTGGATACTATGAGAAATTCTATTTTAAAGCAGGGAAAGATTATCCTGTTTTCAATTTTGGAGACTACAAAGTTGGAGGAATAATATGTTATGATAGACATTTCCCTGAAGGCGTAAGAATTCTGACATTAAAAGGTGCGGATATAGTAACTATTCCTACAACAACTAATTTTTACCCAGAAACATGGGAATTAGAATTGAGGGCACATGCAGCGTTTAATACCATATATGTAGTTGGAGTAAATAGAACACCAGAAGTATTTCAAGGAAAAGAAATTGAGTATTTTGGAAAAAGTTTAGTTGCAGACCCTGTAGGTAAAATAGTTAAAGAAATGGATAGTATAGAAGGCTATGAAATAGTTGATATAGATTTGAATTATATAAGAGAAAGAAGGAAAAAAGCTCCCTTCTTAAGGGATAGAAAACCTGAAAATTACGAAGAAATATCATCGATATATATTGAAAGCTTGTAA
- the preA gene encoding NAD-dependent dihydropyrimidine dehydrogenase subunit PreA yields MKDISVNFGDVSFPNPFFVGSGPTSGNPIKIISAYRAGWGGIVLKTIGDSIVRKSVRPMYGTMRRNKELIAFENLELITEDQLDTWDKYMKIIKSEVKIPIIASIMGGSDFSEWVKLARWAEDRGASMLELNFGCPHGEPERKTGAFIGQHPDLVYKYTKEVVSSVGIPIVVKLTPNVTEIKDIAKEAENAGAKAVTAINTVSGVIGVDIERGQPLPDINGYSGYGGISGPAIKPIGLAAVSKIFSSTSVEISGVGGIFDWKDAVEYMMMGAKTVQSVTYTMIRGFEFIEEWKKELYSFMERKGYSNLEDMIGIASKKMREYEFLEKVTKRRTNIDEEINVVRGEIYG; encoded by the coding sequence ATGAAAGATATATCCGTAAATTTTGGTGATGTCTCTTTCCCTAATCCATTTTTTGTAGGTTCTGGACCGACATCAGGAAATCCAATAAAAATCATATCAGCGTATAGAGCAGGATGGGGAGGAATAGTCCTAAAAACAATTGGAGATTCGATAGTAAGGAAGTCTGTAAGGCCTATGTATGGAACAATGAGAAGAAATAAGGAACTTATAGCATTTGAAAATTTAGAGTTAATAACTGAAGATCAATTAGATACATGGGATAAATATATGAAAATAATTAAGTCAGAAGTAAAAATTCCTATAATAGCTAGTATAATGGGTGGCTCAGATTTTTCTGAATGGGTAAAACTAGCTAGATGGGCTGAAGATAGAGGGGCTTCTATGCTAGAGCTTAATTTTGGATGTCCGCACGGAGAACCAGAAAGGAAAACTGGAGCATTCATAGGTCAACATCCCGATTTGGTTTATAAGTATACAAAAGAGGTAGTATCTTCGGTTGGAATACCAATTGTAGTAAAATTAACGCCTAATGTTACTGAAATTAAAGATATAGCAAAAGAGGCAGAAAATGCAGGTGCTAAAGCGGTAACTGCAATAAATACTGTTAGTGGAGTTATAGGTGTTGACATAGAAAGAGGACAACCATTACCAGATATTAATGGATATTCTGGATATGGAGGAATATCTGGACCTGCTATAAAGCCTATAGGACTAGCTGCGGTGTCCAAGATCTTCTCATCCACATCTGTAGAAATAAGTGGAGTTGGCGGTATATTTGACTGGAAAGATGCTGTAGAATATATGATGATGGGAGCTAAAACCGTACAGTCAGTAACATACACTATGATTAGAGGTTTCGAGTTTATAGAAGAATGGAAAAAAGAACTTTACTCTTTCATGGAAAGAAAAGGTTATTCTAACCTAGAAGATATGATAGGTATAGCTTCTAAAAAAATGCGTGAATATGAATTTTTGGAAAAAGTAACTAAGAGGAGAACTAATATAGATGAAGAAATAAACGTAGTCAGAGGTGAGATATATGGTTAA